Proteins from a genomic interval of Clostridium scatologenes:
- a CDS encoding HAMP domain-containing sensor histidine kinase has translation MKKKLMITMLSTLILTFSIVTTLFVIIENYQYMQNTKENLRINNQIVINVLEAEGFNNKNFSFKNNFKNDVIRETLIDKKGKVLSDTIADAETMDNHNERKEVKDARKEGTGHSTRYSATLRKKTLYFATAFNDGYVVRSAIAMQIIKGIEMSYLKYYIIAMMFSIMVSIIFASKLSHTIVKPIKELEFTTSSIASGKFDKRVRISSKDEIGQLGITFNNMADKLNSTLNEVLDKQNKLEAILKSMDSGVIAVDINYKIIMINPYAKKIFGISRDIIGENLMDNIRDFEFEDVFKNTDEDYTEIKILWPKERNLRIRTADIINVREKIGTVAVVQDITDIKKLENMRTQFVANVSHELKTPLTSIKGFAETLRYVDDFKNKEKFLNIINDEADRLTRLINDTLTLSHIENSIENKEEKIDVNFIIKDVCCLVKNSAEKKNIKVVTIGDELPNLKGDSDRFKQMLINLVDNAIKYSDNNGIVKIGTKVENNNCIIWVEDKGVGISKEHIDRIFERFYRIDKARSRAQGGTGLGLAIVKHIVMTLNGNIRVESEIGKGSKFILEIPIV, from the coding sequence ATGAAAAAAAAATTGATGATAACAATGCTTAGTACATTGATTCTTACATTTTCTATAGTTACTACATTATTTGTAATTATTGAAAATTATCAATATATGCAAAACACAAAGGAAAATTTGAGAATAAATAATCAAATTGTAATAAATGTTTTAGAAGCTGAAGGATTTAATAATAAAAATTTTTCTTTTAAGAATAATTTTAAAAATGATGTTATTAGAGAAACATTGATAGACAAAAAAGGAAAGGTTTTAAGTGATACTATAGCAGATGCTGAAACAATGGATAATCATAATGAGAGAAAAGAAGTTAAAGATGCAAGAAAGGAAGGTACAGGACATAGTACACGATATAGTGCTACTTTGAGAAAGAAAACTTTATATTTTGCTACAGCTTTTAATGATGGCTATGTGGTAAGAAGTGCTATAGCTATGCAAATTATTAAAGGAATAGAAATGAGTTATTTGAAGTATTATATAATTGCTATGATGTTTTCAATTATGGTTTCTATAATATTTGCGTCAAAGCTTTCTCATACTATAGTTAAGCCTATTAAAGAATTAGAATTTACTACTTCAAGTATTGCTTCAGGAAAATTTGATAAAAGAGTAAGGATTAGTTCTAAAGATGAAATAGGTCAATTAGGTATAACCTTTAATAATATGGCAGATAAATTAAATAGTACACTTAATGAGGTTTTAGATAAACAAAATAAATTGGAAGCAATATTAAAGAGTATGGACAGTGGAGTTATAGCTGTAGATATAAATTATAAAATTATTATGATAAATCCTTATGCAAAAAAAATATTTGGTATAAGTAGGGACATTATAGGCGAAAATCTTATGGATAATATAAGAGATTTTGAATTTGAGGATGTATTTAAAAATACTGATGAAGATTATACAGAAATAAAGATATTATGGCCTAAGGAAAGAAACTTAAGAATAAGGACTGCTGATATAATTAATGTTAGAGAAAAAATTGGTACAGTTGCTGTAGTACAAGATATAACTGATATAAAGAAATTGGAAAATATGAGAACTCAATTTGTAGCTAATGTTTCTCATGAACTAAAGACACCGTTGACTTCAATAAAAGGTTTTGCAGAGACTTTGAGATATGTAGATGATTTTAAAAATAAAGAAAAGTTTTTAAATATTATAAATGATGAAGCTGATAGATTGACGAGATTAATTAATGATACTTTAACGCTTTCTCATATTGAAAATAGTATAGAGAATAAGGAAGAAAAAATAGATGTAAACTTTATTATAAAAGATGTATGCTGTTTAGTTAAAAATTCAGCTGAAAAGAAAAATATTAAAGTTGTTACAATAGGAGATGAGCTTCCTAATTTAAAAGGAGATAGTGATAGGTTTAAACAGATGCTTATAAATCTAGTAGATAATGCAATAAAATATTCTGATAATAATGGAATTGTAAAAATAGGTACCAAAGTTGAAAATAATAATTGTATAATATGGGTTGAAGATAAAGGTGTTGGTATATCGAAAGAACATATAGATAGAATCTTTGAAAGATTTTATAGAATCGATAAAGCAAGATCAAGAGCTCAAGGTGGAACAGGAT
- the sigG gene encoding RNA polymerase sporulation sigma factor SigG: MIINKVEICGVNTAKLPVLKEKEMKELLISMRNGDVSCREKFIKSNLRLVLSVIQRFNNRGENVDDLFQVGCIGLIKSIDNFDLSQNVKFSTYAVPMIIGEIRRYLRDNNSIRVSRSLRDIAYRALQVRDKLISENNKEPTVSQIAKELKVPREEVVFALDAIQDPVSLFEPIYHDGGDAIYVMDQISDNKNMDDSWLENIAIKEAMKKLNDREKLILNLRFFDGRTQMEVADEIGISQAQVSRLEKTALRHMRKYV; the protein is encoded by the coding sequence ATGATAATTAATAAAGTTGAAATTTGTGGTGTAAACACAGCAAAACTACCAGTTTTAAAAGAAAAAGAGATGAAAGAATTACTAATAAGTATGAGAAATGGAGATGTTAGCTGTAGGGAAAAATTTATAAAAAGTAATTTAAGGTTAGTACTAAGTGTGATTCAAAGATTCAATAACAGAGGAGAAAATGTAGACGATTTATTTCAAGTAGGATGTATAGGGCTAATCAAATCAATTGATAATTTTGATTTGAGCCAAAATGTAAAATTCTCTACATATGCTGTACCAATGATTATTGGAGAAATAAGAAGATATTTAAGAGATAACAATTCTATAAGAGTAAGTAGATCACTTAGAGATATTGCCTATAGAGCATTGCAGGTTAGAGATAAACTTATAAGTGAAAATAATAAAGAACCTACAGTATCTCAAATAGCAAAGGAATTAAAGGTTCCTAGAGAGGAAGTGGTATTTGCTTTAGATGCTATACAAGATCCAGTATCACTATTTGAGCCAATTTATCATGATGGAGGCGATGCAATTTATGTAATGGATCAAATAAGTGATAACAAAAATATGGATGATAGCTGGCTTGAAAATATAGCTATAAAAGAAGCTATGAAAAAATTAAATGATAGAGAAAAACTCATACTTAATTTAAGATTCTTTGATGGAAGAACTCAAATGGAAGTGGCAGATGAAATAGGTATATCTCAAGCACAGGTATCAAGGCTTGAAAAAACTGCTTTAAGACATATGAGAAAATATGTTTAA
- the pgeF gene encoding peptidoglycan editing factor PgeF codes for MEELRIENYKFIKVSLEGADMIFSTAEGGLDFNKNSSYGKKNLQNIKKWFGVNEVGFLNQIHSDKIIEYKNEVEEGDALITDKKNTAIGVFTADCVPVLLYDKNNKVIAAVHSGWKGTFDCILLKTIEKMEQQYGTKCEDLIVYIGPHIHECCYEVDYDLIDRFKGLEIYKDVNICNGRYLSLEKCILRQLNLKNIDKNNVKNLDICTFCSTEYKTHSYRRDKNKGRLFAFIYLK; via the coding sequence ATGGAAGAATTAAGAATTGAGAATTATAAATTCATAAAAGTATCTTTAGAAGGAGCAGATATGATTTTTTCTACTGCAGAAGGTGGATTAGATTTTAATAAAAATTCTTCTTATGGGAAAAAAAATTTGCAAAATATAAAAAAATGGTTTGGAGTAAACGAAGTTGGATTTTTAAATCAAATACATAGTGATAAAATTATTGAATATAAAAATGAAGTAGAAGAAGGTGATGCTTTAATTACAGACAAAAAAAATACAGCAATAGGTGTATTTACTGCAGATTGCGTTCCAGTTCTTTTATATGATAAAAATAATAAGGTAATAGCAGCAGTACATAGTGGTTGGAAGGGTACTTTCGATTGTATACTACTAAAAACAATTGAAAAAATGGAGCAACAGTATGGAACTAAATGTGAAGATTTAATAGTTTACATAGGGCCACATATACATGAATGTTGCTATGAAGTAGATTATGATCTTATAGATAGGTTCAAAGGATTAGAAATATATAAAGATGTAAATATATGCAATGGAAGATATTTAAGTTTAGAAAAATGCATATTACGTCAGTTAAATTTAAAAAATATAGATAAAAATAATGTGAAGAATTTAGATATATGCACATTTTGTAGTACAGAATATAAAACTCATTCTTATAGAAGAGATAAAAATAAGGGAAGATTATTTGCGTTTATTTATTTAAAATAA
- the nrdR gene encoding transcriptional regulator NrdR — MKCPYCGYAESKVVDSRSTEDNMSIRRRRECLKCNKRYTTYEKVENVPILVIKKNMNREYFDRTKIINGLIKACQKRPVSRHQIESIADEIEKTINNQMLTEVHSEYIGEMIMESLKNIDEVSYVRFASVYRQFKDINTFMEEIKNLISDK; from the coding sequence GTGAAATGCCCTTACTGCGGCTATGCGGAAAGTAAAGTTGTAGATTCTAGATCTACAGAGGACAATATGTCTATTAGAAGAAGAAGAGAATGTTTGAAGTGTAATAAGAGATATACTACATATGAAAAAGTTGAAAATGTACCTATATTAGTAATAAAGAAGAATATGAATAGAGAATATTTCGATAGAACTAAAATAATAAATGGTTTAATAAAAGCTTGTCAAAAAAGACCTGTGTCTAGGCATCAGATAGAAAGCATAGCTGATGAAATTGAAAAGACAATAAACAATCAAATGCTGACAGAGGTACATTCTGAATATATTGGAGAAATGATAATGGAAAGCCTTAAAAATATAGATGAAGTTTCTTATGTTAGATTTGCATCTGTATACAGACAATTCAAAGATATAAATACTTTTATGGAAGAAATTAAAAATTTAATTAGTGATAAGTAA
- a CDS encoding YlmC/YmxH family sporulation protein — protein sequence MEDEKGLYSISNLRSMEIIEINTGAKLGFIKDLKVDCDESKVISIIIPSGKMSWFGKSDDIEIPWENIKKIGIDVVLVETNDFAIKD from the coding sequence GTGGAAGATGAAAAAGGACTATATTCTATAAGCAATTTAAGATCTATGGAAATTATAGAAATAAATACTGGAGCAAAATTAGGGTTTATAAAAGATTTAAAAGTGGATTGTGATGAATCTAAAGTTATATCAATTATTATACCTTCTGGAAAAATGTCTTGGTTTGGTAAAAGTGATGATATAGAAATTCCATGGGAAAATATTAAAAAGATAGGCATAGATGTGGTTTTGGTGGAAACTAATGATTTTGCTATAAAAGATTAA
- a CDS encoding response regulator transcription factor, whose product MSEEKILIVDDEEHITELIKFNLENSGYKTICADNGLDAIKKAKRDAPNLILLDIMLPGMDGYDVCKEIRKDNSISSTPIIMITAKGEEFDKVLGLELGADDYITKPFSIRELLARVKAILRRTTAKSTDKKFTFGKININFEKHEILKDGIKLDLTLKEFEVLELLIKNRGRVMTRDFLLDKVWGYEYIGETRTVDVHIRHLRQKIEEDDKNPKHIETIRGIGYRFNSEE is encoded by the coding sequence GTGTCAGAAGAAAAAATACTTATTGTAGATGATGAAGAACATATAACAGAATTGATAAAATTCAATTTAGAAAATAGTGGATATAAGACTATTTGTGCAGATAATGGCTTGGATGCAATAAAAAAGGCTAAGAGAGATGCTCCAAATCTCATATTATTGGATATCATGCTGCCTGGAATGGATGGATATGATGTATGCAAAGAAATTAGAAAAGATAATTCTATATCATCAACTCCTATAATAATGATAACTGCTAAGGGAGAAGAGTTTGATAAAGTATTAGGTTTAGAGTTAGGAGCAGATGATTACATTACCAAGCCTTTTTCTATAAGGGAATTATTGGCTAGAGTAAAAGCAATTCTTAGAAGAACTACAGCTAAATCTACAGATAAAAAATTCACTTTTGGAAAAATTAATATAAATTTTGAAAAGCATGAAATTTTAAAAGATGGCATTAAATTAGATCTTACTTTAAAAGAATTTGAAGTATTGGAACTTTTAATAAAAAACAGAGGAAGAGTTATGACGAGAGATTTTTTATTGGATAAGGTATGGGGATATGAATATATAGGGGAAACGAGAACTGTAGACGTTCATATAAGACACTTAAGACAAAAAATAGAGGAAGATGATAAAAATCCAAAGCATATAGAAACTATTCGTGGAATAGGATATAGGTTCAATTCGGAAGAGTAG